The following are encoded in a window of Thermoproteota archaeon genomic DNA:
- a CDS encoding fructose-bisphosphate aldolase (catalyzes the reversible formation of fructose 1,6-bisphosphate from glycerone phosphate and D-glyceraldehyde 3-phosphate), whose product MVSGHQIRLNRILRKGKMLCIPMDHGISNGPIEGLEDPHSVIYDCEGHGLTSVIINKGILKTLPKPTKIGLLVHFSSSTSLSLSPNRKMLTGTVEEAIRLGADGVSLHINVGGAEEPEMLEQLGMTAEECHKWNMPLLAMMYPRGENVKNPHDPEIVAHVARIGAECGADIVKTVYTGDVDSFAKIVKSTPVPIVIAGGPKAKTDLDILQMTEDAMKAGAKGVTYGRNIFAHKHPQKMVGALSEIIFKKSSAKEAAKRLE is encoded by the coding sequence ATGGTATCAGGTCATCAAATTAGACTAAATAGAATTTTAAGAAAAGGAAAGATGCTTTGCATTCCAATGGATCATGGTATTTCAAATGGACCTATTGAAGGTCTAGAAGATCCTCACTCAGTCATTTATGACTGCGAAGGTCATGGACTTACAAGCGTAATTATCAACAAAGGAATTCTCAAAACATTACCCAAACCAACCAAGATTGGTCTTTTGGTTCACTTTTCAAGTAGTACTTCTCTTTCATTATCACCAAATAGAAAAATGCTTACAGGAACAGTGGAAGAAGCAATACGACTTGGTGCAGATGGAGTTTCACTTCACATTAACGTTGGTGGAGCTGAAGAACCAGAGATGTTAGAGCAGCTTGGAATGACTGCTGAAGAATGCCACAAATGGAATATGCCATTATTAGCTATGATGTATCCTAGAGGAGAAAATGTAAAGAATCCACATGATCCAGAAATTGTTGCTCATGTAGCACGAATTGGTGCAGAATGTGGAGCAGACATTGTAAAAACAGTTTACACTGGAGACGTTGATTCGTTTGCAAAGATTGTAAAGAGTACTCCAGTTCCAATTGTTATAGCAGGAGGTCCAAAAGCAAAAACTGATTTAGATATTTTACAAATGACAGAGGATGCAATGAAGGCAGGTGCAAAAGGCGTAACTTATGGTAGAAATATTTTTGCACACAAGCATCCACAAAAAATGGTTGGAGCATTATCAGAGATAATATTTAAAAAATCATCAGCAAAGGAAGCAGCGAAACGACTTGAGTAA
- a CDS encoding 3-dehydroquinate synthase, translating to MSKSRELIISPKVSKAQLGKFLKQLSDEGIKTVYADPKSVGKTKLSTVHTSNAANYVVLEKENSSKPKGKKIGRRFKVLSNQDIEKILESAKKGLDFVIVEVKDWKIIPLENIIAKLHKIHTKIFAIARTPEEVRKMFSILEVGVDGVIFNTSSINEVREASVYLGSRSFELKPAKIIEIKEVGDGERVCVDTASILHKGEGMLIGSRSNFLFLVHNESVGSSFTSPRPFRVNAGAVHCYTLSPDGTTRYLSEVETGSEVLVLDSKGRARRATVGRSKIERRPMLMIKAQVNGEIGGIIAQDAETIRFVKPNGHLVSVTHLKKGDMVLTHSKQATGRHFGMEVSDEYILEK from the coding sequence TTGAGTAAATCTAGAGAGCTTATCATTTCTCCAAAAGTTTCAAAAGCGCAACTGGGAAAATTCTTAAAACAATTATCCGATGAAGGAATCAAAACAGTGTATGCAGATCCAAAAAGTGTTGGAAAAACAAAGTTATCTACAGTACACACTAGTAACGCTGCAAATTATGTTGTCCTAGAAAAAGAAAATTCATCTAAACCAAAAGGTAAAAAAATTGGAAGACGATTCAAAGTATTATCCAATCAAGACATTGAAAAAATTTTAGAGTCAGCAAAAAAAGGCCTAGATTTTGTAATTGTTGAAGTCAAAGATTGGAAAATAATTCCCTTGGAGAACATTATTGCCAAACTACACAAAATACACACAAAAATTTTTGCTATCGCCAGAACTCCAGAAGAGGTTAGAAAGATGTTTTCTATTTTAGAAGTAGGTGTCGACGGAGTAATATTCAATACATCATCAATTAATGAGGTCCGAGAGGCATCTGTGTATCTTGGTTCTAGAAGTTTTGAATTAAAGCCAGCAAAAATTATTGAGATTAAAGAAGTCGGGGATGGTGAACGAGTATGCGTAGATACTGCTTCAATTCTTCACAAAGGTGAAGGAATGTTAATTGGAAGTAGGTCTAATTTCCTATTTTTGGTTCATAATGAATCGGTTGGTTCTTCTTTTACATCTCCAAGGCCATTTAGAGTAAATGCGGGTGCAGTTCATTGTTATACATTATCACCTGATGGAACTACAAGGTATCTCTCAGAAGTAGAAACTGGTTCTGAGGTGTTAGTACTTGATTCAAAAGGAAGAGCAAGAAGAGCAACTGTTGGGCGTTCAAAAATTGAACGAAGGCCAATGTTAATGATAAAAGCGCAGGTAAACGGAGAAATTGGCGGCATAATAGCACAGGATGCTGAAACAATTCGTTTTGTAAAACCAAATGGACATCTTGTGTCTGTAACACATCTAAAGAAA